In Deltaproteobacteria bacterium, the genomic stretch TCCAAACCAAAAACTGTTCACCAAAAATTTGAACGATTATAGGGCTGAGACGCACTTGTTCCTATACGGTCAAATATGAGCCGAAGTCACAAAACCTTAAGCTCGATAAAAGGAAGGACTCCAGCAATGTTTAGGGAATCCGTTCTGCACTCCCGCGCCTAAAAGCTTCACACAGGCTGCGCGATACCCTCGCTGAAAACACCAGTACTCAGAAACATAAGCTCTGGTAGATGCGTGATAGCGCTTCGCCCATGCAGTTAACTGGCGGTGGCGTTCTCTCCACCACGGCGGCAATAAAGGTTTTGTACAGATAGCTATGCTTATGTTTCGCACAGCTTTACGACCAGCAACTGCCTTCTCTTCACGCCTCCTACGCTCTGTTTCCGTGGCAACGATTTCCGACACTAAAGCGCATGTATTCGCCTGCCTCACATCAACGCTTAGATGCTCCCAGCACGGCAAAGCATCCACAGCCAAATCAAGCCGCTGAATATAGTCAGACTTATTAAGCCTTTTCTTCCGAACCAGCCTTGATTGGATTGTCTTTGCGCGGTGATAGGACGTGGCATCAAGCCATTCTGCCTTAATTTGTGCACCCGTCATCATATGCCTTGCACAATGTAAACCTGGCCAATGCTCAGGCCTCTCAACAAGGTCTTCTTTAACACCCTGGCTTAGAATGTATTTCAAACATTTCACCTGGCTCTCTTCAGTAGGAAGAGCTGTTGCCACAAATCGCTGGTGCCAGAATGTGCCAGGAAGTTTATAACGTTGACCCAACCTACGTGATATTTCCCGCTTAATAAAACCAACAAAGCTAGAAACTTCATTACCAAGGCCAGAAACCATCAAGTGAATATGGTTGGACATAAACGCAAAACCGTACAGCTTTACCTCTGGCCAGTTCTGCCGCGCCATAGCAACCACGCCGCCGCAAAGTGATGACACCCCTTTCTTGGGAGCTAGGAGAAACTGCCCACGAAGTGTCTTACTGATGATGTGGTAAACCATTCCTGGCTGCAGATATCGGGCGTGGGTGATTTGGAGAGAGTCTTTTGATGAGTTTTTCAGCATGCGGAAGAGCTAGCAAGCTACATGCCTGATGAAAAATCAAAGAAATCAATGAGGCGCTGTAGCATTAAGCCAAAATGAAACAAACAAGTCATTAGGATGCGACATGCACACATTCCTGCTTAATCGGTTTTTCACCGGTTCGAGCGCTGCCTTCTGCACTGCAGTCTTTGCTCTGAATTGTTTCATTGTCAAATGACGACGAGTCATCATTGCTGGATGCACTGGAGCATCCCGTTGCAAGGAGTAAGATAAATAAACATCGAAGTGGTTGGGTAAACATAAGAGAATCCTCGTAAAGTGCATCGACTGCCTTGGCTTAATTGGTACACAGAATCTTTCTAGATGTTTGATTCGTTATTATCATTTCATGAATACTTCCACGGTATCAATATGGGATTTGTGCCTACATTTTGTTAATGCTTTGATTTAGATGTTTCGGAACTTCAGGAATCGGGTGCGATTTACAACTGTTGGGAGTTTTTTGGCGTTTAGGTGAGTGAAGCAGGAATGTGTATGGATGTAATCTGGTGCCAGCTAAGCTGAATTTTTTGGAGCAGGTATTTGGTGGTCCAACAGAGATACCTGGTTGATTAGAATTTCACTTTTTCTTGAAAGCAACTTTTCCTTTCTCAATGGCCTTGAGAAGTAAAACGGCACCTGGACTTGCTTTTCCCTCGTAACTCTTTCGAACCTGTTGAGCCTTCTTGGCAAATTGCTTGCGCTCGGCGGGGGTGAGTTTGTAAACCTTGATGCCAAAGCTACGAAAATTTTCGAGCAGATCTGGCTGAATCTTCCGCACGCCGGTTCGGCCTTCGAGAGCTCCCTCATGGGACCGGCCATTAAGAACTTTTTTATGTTCAGGTGTTTGCTTGTCGAACCAATATTTACCAAATGCGATTACGCCGGGCTGATACAAGTGCTTGGTTTGTGTGAAATGAGTGATGTAAGGTTGCCATCCGGCCGCAAATACGAAGAGAGGAGTGTTGCCGTAAGCGACTATTTTAGCAGACTCCAATGCATCCACGACTTCACTCGTTTCAAGGGCTATGGGAACCGCGCCAAATGTAGACCACGTCAACGGATGAACAATAGAGGGTTGTGAACGAATCGTCAGATCCGTCAGGTCATTCGGAGATTTGATGAACTTGCCCTTTGTTCCTATCCCGTGCCACCCATTCTCCGCCCATTGATTAAAGACAAAACCGCCTGCCCTGAAAAGCGAGCCAACCACCGGAACAAGGTGATTATCAAGCACAAAGTCCACTTCCTCTGTGGAACTCCAGAGGAATGGTAAGTCAAACACCTCCAGCTCTGGAATAACGTAGTTCATGGCTGAAAGCGTACCTCCGTACATCTGCAACTCACCTGCTATGATCTTCCCTATGCACTCTTTCGCGGTGCCTTTCGCCCCGCCGTAATAAACCTTCATCTTGATTTCGCCTGCCGACTGCTTGCGAATGAACTTTTTCATACTCTTGGTCTGCTGTTCCCATGGGGTCCCGGCCGGGGCTACGGTACATGCCTTGAATTTAACCTTCTTGCCTGCAAAGGCGGGCACCATCGCGGCGAACAGAAGAATGAAGATGACCAGAATATGAAGAGCGAGCTTACTCGAATATCTTTGCATTATCTTAATCCAATGGGTTCGAATCGTTCTTAATGATAGCCTACATTGCAGCGTACGCCAACATTGCCCGCTCTTGAGCCGCGACCAGTACGATTCTACTCACTTTCCAAATTCGGACCGCCGATGGTGCTCAAGGTCCTCAGGGTGAGCCAGGTGCCGATGGTACGAACGGAACCGATGGTGAAGATGGCCAAGATGGTACCAACGGAACGGATGGCGCAGCCGGAGCCGATGGCTCAGACTGCACAGTGAGCGCAGTTGATTGTGTCGCCACGCTTACTTGTGAGGATGGTACTTCTGTTAGCTGGAACTTAACGGGTTGTAAGCTTGAAGTACCTGAAGGCATGGTTGAAGTGCCAGCTGGTGATTATAAAGCTTGTGTAGATGCAGGTGTGTGCCAGTACAACAGACACCTACCGCACTTATGATAATGGCAAAGAGCTCCATCCGATAAACTATGTAAATTGGTATGATGCGACTGCTAATTGCATTTTTAATGGTAAGCGCTTGCCCACAGAACAAGAGTGGGAAAAAGTAGCTCGCGGCACAGATGGTAGAACCCATCCTTGTGGAGAGGATGCTCCTGATGGCACGCGCTCTAATTATTGGGACAGTGGTGATGACTTTGACAACGGAACAACTCCTGTTGGGTATTTCAATGGCGTCAATACATTAGCTGATGGAACCACCCCCACGGTTAACAGCCTAAGCCCATATGACGCTTATGGTATGGCTGGGAATGTGTGGGAGTGGACGAATTCTTGGTATGGCAGTGATATGAACACTCGCGTGTTGCGCGGCGGGTCGTTCAACAACAACAACACGAACAACTTACGCACATCTAATCGCAACAACAACAATCCAGACAACCGTAACAACAACAACGGTTTCCGTTGCGCCCAGTAGTTCTTGATTGATAAAACCCTCATGCTTAATCAAGAGGTGACACAATGCCGGCAATTGGAACCGCCGAGTTATCAAGGATTTTTAACGACCTGAAATCTGCTTTGGGAGATTATCCAAATACGTCGCCACTGGTTGTTCGGTCGCCGCAGATAGCAATGGTTTTTGCAGAAGTGGGAGAAAAGGTTGACGGCAAATGGATGGCCAGCTCTCAAGCTTTGTTTGAGTTCTTTGAGACCCGATTTGATTCTTCTCAAACCAGAGAATCAGAATATCATCTAAGCATTGGTGCGCTCTCCTCGGGCAAGTCAGTTTTATCCGTGACCCCATCCGATTCTGAAGTTGAACAAGTTACGGATGAAATTAAATTGCATCTTCGGGCTTCACTTTTGGAGGATAAAAAATCGGCAAAAGAGTTACGAAAGCGCCGAAAGCGCCGGAGGTTGCATAGAGAAGAGTCTGTGGAAAACGCACGAAAAGAAAACGAGAGAAAGAGAGCTATCTTTTTACCGCACCAAGACCGAATACGGCGCCAAATTAAGGAAACCGTCAAACTTCTTCATGCCAGGGATAAAACCTGGGTAGGTAAACCGCTTCGCTCTGAACCGTATCCGAACGAAGACCCGGTCGGCAGTGTGTTTTTGGAGGTCTTTAAGTATTTTTTTGCGGACCGAGAAGTTCCCGGCCGGAGAATGGTTGTTGGGAGACATGAAAGAACTAATTTGCTCTTCGCCAGGATATCCTATGAAACTGGCCTAAGCACCAATGAACTTCAAAGTCGTTTCGGGAAGACCATTAATGTTCGAGATTGTGGATTCTGCCTAAGAATAATCCAAGCCTATCATATGCATAAGACCGAGATGGGACTTGAGAAGCATGATATCCGCCATGCAACATCTGCGGAAATGGCGTCTTCCTGTGGGAATTTCCCCGGCACCAGTATGCTCAACAATTTATTGCGGACTGTTAAATCCCAGGTCTCTCCACTACTTCGAAGTTCAGCGGCGCTTCTGGCGAACATTGCCCCAATTGAAGACCTCTTTGATTACATAGCCATTGAGTTCTATGCCGGTAAGCATGCAGGCTTGGGAGCAGATGGAGCAATAGGCTATCTTGTGGGGGAATTAGCAGCGCATCAAGAAGAAAAGGGCGAGAAACTTTCTCTTAAGGACCTTGCTGGTGAATTAGAATATTGGACTGAGGCGAGACTTAAGGAGTGTTATCTCACATGGTATGAGGAAGTGAGTTGCTACGTCTTAGAGCGACCACTTAAGGAAATGCGTGTGCCTAAATATTTTTAAGTTAGAGTTTTTTTAGCTTTTTAAATTAGACAGATATCAGCGCATGTAGGAATAGCTTAAGCTTCCAAATTGAATTCAAAGTGTTGCGCCATGGTGAGCATAAAAAGAAGTGGGCGCCCGCAGCAGGGGCGCGGTAACAACTCCTCGCACCCACCCAACTCGCACCAACAAAAAACTCACTCCATCACCACAAACCCAAGCCTCTGCCGCGCCCCCATCTCATCCACTAAAGTAAGCACATGCTCCCCCGCAGGCGGCGCCAAAGCAATCTGATGAAACCCCTGAGTCGTCCCCACAAACTCATCATTCAAATGCCAGAAAATCTGACTATTCGGCTCACGATGCGTCGCTTCCATCACCGCTTGCCCTGGTTTCCCGTCAAGTCCGCGTGGCACAAAAATCCGTGAGCGCGGCGTGGGATACACAATGGCCATGGATGGCTCTTGGGAGTCTGTGGCTTCGGGGCAGCTTGGGTGAAAGCTTGGGAGCGGTTTGTAGCCGGGGTGTTTGCGCCGGTAGAAGGTTTCCATTTTGGTGGGCAATACAAAGTAAGAGGTGTGTCGCATGGTGTGCACGGCGGCGCAGGCGCTGCTTACGCGATGGTTCTCGGTAGGATGCAGGTGGGTATTCTGGCAATAGCCGCAAGGCGCGGTATCCAGCGAGCCTTTGGGAATGAGCTTTTCTTCGCTGTGTTCGCAGTGGGGGCCAGCAATGTGGCCGCTTTGGCTGCATACGTGGGCGGTGGCCATGCGCTGCGCTTGGGGCGTAAACCAGTGGCCGTGGTCTAAGCGTGAAAACACATCCAGCATAATGGGCGCCGCGGCGCTGGTGCCCGTGAGACCAGCGCGGCCTTCACCGTCGGCGTTGCCCACCCAAATGCCCACGGCATATTCTGGGGTCACGCCAATGGACCAAGCATCGCGAAAACCAAAGCTGGTGCCGGTTTTCCAGGCAATGGGCTGAGACGAGGCAAATTGCTTCCAGCCTTGGCCAAGCCCGGGGCGGTTTACATCGAGAAGAGCGGTGAAAGTTTGGTAAATGGCACCCGGGTCGGCGCGGTAAGCAGGTGTTTCTTCGTCTTGCTTCTCAATTTGCGAATCAGATAAATAGCGCGGCTTAAAATAGCTGGTGGAAAGCTTTTGCTCGCGGCCAATCTGCGCGGCGCGGGCAAGCCCGGCATACATGCCGGTGAGCTCCCATAAGGTGGCTTCAGAGCCGCCAAGAATGAGTGTAAGCCCATAATGGCCCGCCGGATGGGTGAGGGTACTCATGCCCAAAGATTCCAGCTCGGCGTAAAAGCGGTCCAGGCCATAGTCGCGCAGCATGAGCGAGGCAGGGATATTCAGCGAGCGGGCCAAAGCCGTGGAGGCAGGCACCGCACCATCGTAACTTTTACCAAAGTTCAGCGGAGCAAAGCCGCCAAAGCGGGTGGGGACATCGGGGATGAGCTGGTGAGGCATGAGCGCGCCATCGCGGAGCATGGCGGTATAAAGCAAAGGCTTAAGCACACTGCCGGTGCTGCGGGGCGATTGAATGATGTCTACATGGTTTTGGTGCAAAGCCGGGGAGAACTTAGGCACATTGCCCACATAAGCCACCACTTCGCCTGTATCCACCTTCAAAATGATACCCGCAGCGTTGTGAATGCCATTGCCCGAAAGCCTCTTGTGGTGGCGCTCAATCACTTCTGTGAGCATCGTTTGCTGGCTGCGCACCAAGGTGGTCTGCCCCTGGCTTTCACCGGTTTGGCGTAAGTGGTGGGCCAAGAGGTGCGGCGCATGGTTGGGAATAGGGTGCGGCTTCATCGGCAGCGGTTCTGCTTGGGCGAGCGTAAGAGTTTCGCCCGGGATGATGCCTTGGGTGTGCATGTTTACCAAAAGGCGGTCGCGCTTAGCCTTAAGGTAGGTGCGGTTGCGGCCTGGGTGAATCAAAGCCGGGCTGTTGGGAAGCACCGCCAGGGTAGCGGCTTCTGCCCAGGAGAGGTTTTCGGCTTTGCGCCCAAAGTAGCGCCAGGCGGCGGCTTCAATGCCCACCACATTGCCGCCAAAGGGTGCGTGGCTGGCGTAGAGGTTTAAGATTTCGTCTTTGGTGTAAAAAAGCTCCAGCTTCAACGCAGCCACTGCTTCCACCGCTTTGGAAAAGAGCGTGCGGGCAGAACCGGGGCGAGACAGGCGGGCCACCTGCATGGTCAGGGTGCTGGCACCACTGACCACACGGCCTTCTTTATAATTATCGGAAATGGCGCGGCCAAGTGCCAGCACATCAATGCCGGGATGGCTGTAGAAGCGCTTATCTTCAAAGGTGGTGATGGCATGAACAAATTTTTCAGAAAGCTTATCGGTGGGCGGAAAGCGCCACTGCTCATCCCCAGCCACGGTAGCCGAGAGAAGCTCTCCACTTTGGTCGTAAAGCACCGTGGAAAGCGGCGTCTCAAATTGCGGCGTGGGAATCAGTAAAAAGATGAAGGCTACAAGCACAAAGCTGCCCACGCACATCCATTTGAATGGATGATGCCCGCGTAGGCGCCAGTGCAAAATAGCCTTCAGCATGATTTAACCTTCTGGTCCTGCTCTGCGCACTTCAACCCAGTTTCCAAGGTCTCGGGCGTAGATGGAGCCATCGTACATGGCCTCAACGGACACCTGCGGCATGTAGAAGCGGCCGAGGTAGCTGGAGTTGAGCTTAAAGGTGAAACTGCGGCTCTCACCTCGGCGCAAATCAAAGTAG encodes the following:
- the dctP gene encoding TRAP transporter substrate-binding protein DctP, translating into MQRYSSKLALHILVIFILLFAAMVPAFAGKKVKFKACTVAPAGTPWEQQTKSMKKFIRKQSAGEIKMKVYYGGAKGTAKECIGKIIAGELQMYGGTLSAMNYVIPELEVFDLPFLWSSTEEVDFVLDNHLVPVVGSLFRAGGFVFNQWAENGWHGIGTKGKFIKSPNDLTDLTIRSQPSIVHPLTWSTFGAVPIALETSEVVDALESAKIVAYGNTPLFVFAAGWQPYITHFTQTKHLYQPGVIAFGKYWFDKQTPEHKKVLNGRSHEGALEGRTGVRKIQPDLLENFRSFGIKVYKLTPAERKQFAKKAQQVRKSYEGKASPGAVLLLKAIEKGKVAFKKK
- a CDS encoding collagen-like protein — its product is MLLTFQIRTADGAQGPQGEPGADGTNGTDGEDGQDGTNGTDGAAGADGSDCTVSAVDCVATLTCEDGTSVSWNLTGCKLEVPEGMVEVPAGDYKACVDAGVCQYNRHLPHL
- a CDS encoding SUMF1/EgtB/PvdO family nonheme iron enzyme, which gives rise to MCASTTDTYRTYDNGKELHPINYVNWYDATANCIFNGKRLPTEQEWEKVARGTDGRTHPCGEDAPDGTRSNYWDSGDDFDNGTTPVGYFNGVNTLADGTTPTVNSLSPYDAYGMAGNVWEWTNSWYGSDMNTRVLRGGSFNNNNTNNLRTSNRNNNNPDNRNNNNGFRCAQ
- the pbpC gene encoding penicillin-binding protein 1C, producing MLKAILHWRLRGHHPFKWMCVGSFVLVAFIFLLIPTPQFETPLSTVLYDQSGELLSATVAGDEQWRFPPTDKLSEKFVHAITTFEDKRFYSHPGIDVLALGRAISDNYKEGRVVSGASTLTMQVARLSRPGSARTLFSKAVEAVAALKLELFYTKDEILNLYASHAPFGGNVVGIEAAAWRYFGRKAENLSWAEAATLAVLPNSPALIHPGRNRTYLKAKRDRLLVNMHTQGIIPGETLTLAQAEPLPMKPHPIPNHAPHLLAHHLRQTGESQGQTTLVRSQQTMLTEVIERHHKRLSGNGIHNAAGIILKVDTGEVVAYVGNVPKFSPALHQNHVDIIQSPRSTGSVLKPLLYTAMLRDGALMPHQLIPDVPTRFGGFAPLNFGKSYDGAVPASTALARSLNIPASLMLRDYGLDRFYAELESLGMSTLTHPAGHYGLTLILGGSEATLWELTGMYAGLARAAQIGREQKLSTSYFKPRYLSDSQIEKQDEETPAYRADPGAIYQTFTALLDVNRPGLGQGWKQFASSQPIAWKTGTSFGFRDAWSIGVTPEYAVGIWVGNADGEGRAGLTGTSAAAPIMLDVFSRLDHGHWFTPQAQRMATAHVCSQSGHIAGPHCEHSEEKLIPKGSLDTAPCGYCQNTHLHPTENHRVSSACAAVHTMRHTSYFVLPTKMETFYRRKHPGYKPLPSFHPSCPEATDSQEPSMAIVYPTPRSRIFVPRGLDGKPGQAVMEATHREPNSQIFWHLNDEFVGTTQGFHQIALAPPAGEHVLTLVDEMGARQRLGFVVME